The following proteins are encoded in a genomic region of Deinococcus planocerae:
- a CDS encoding type II toxin-antitoxin system VapB family antitoxin yields the protein MKTAISLDDQTFAEAEALAQKLRLTRSELYRAALREFLARHNGEDVTAALDRVYGASTEQDNDFRREAARRAFEANEW from the coding sequence ATGAAGACCGCTATATCCCTTGACGACCAAACTTTTGCGGAAGCTGAGGCTCTGGCGCAGAAGCTGCGTCTCACCCGCAGCGAACTCTACCGGGCTGCCCTTCGCGAGTTTTTGGCCCGGCACAATGGCGAGGACGTGACGGCAGCACTCGACCGTGTGTATGGTGCAAGTACTGAGCAGGACAATGACTTTCGGCGAGAGGCGGCGCGTCGAGCGTTCGAGGCAAACGAGTGGTAA